From Pseudodesulfovibrio sp. S3, one genomic window encodes:
- a CDS encoding amidohydrolase family protein: protein MRTGRPSTLCLLCLLCLFAAGQAIAQDASIFTSAPPEILDCMDSKLDADLMEQVRAGIRPKERNSRKMIREAYESCLSAGDYPKYSRYDGPLFDAMSQIDETVDMDAAIRNVREAGVDKLALFARSSKRLHDNELAVIDMAKRNPDLIVLGAPKFFQLSEDVSDRYISATVNGIRGHGYRFIGELLYTHGDKQTGKRYEAGERYVDPSKTGTAKLLEAIAPLNIPFMAHWEPYAPERDFPRFHALYSAWPDQTFLLPHMGFASAQQLDEFMRRHPNLFLLTSKKERYMDDFADPEKQRMIGQAMLDGDLLRPEWKELLIRYQDRILFATDPHMKKLWMKYGDAVGRQRLILGQLPRDAAEKIAYKNAERMYGVRLNDTWTVR from the coding sequence ATGCGTACCGGGAGACCATCCACACTCTGTCTGCTCTGCCTGCTCTGCCTGTTCGCGGCAGGACAAGCCATTGCGCAGGACGCCTCCATTTTTACTTCGGCTCCGCCCGAAATCCTCGACTGCATGGATTCCAAACTCGATGCAGACCTCATGGAGCAGGTCCGGGCAGGGATCAGGCCAAAGGAACGAAACTCACGAAAAATGATCCGGGAAGCCTATGAGTCCTGCCTGTCCGCTGGAGATTATCCGAAATATTCCCGATACGACGGCCCGCTGTTCGACGCCATGAGCCAGATCGACGAAACCGTGGACATGGACGCGGCCATCAGGAACGTCCGGGAAGCCGGAGTAGACAAGCTCGCCCTGTTCGCCCGCAGTAGCAAGCGGTTGCATGACAATGAACTGGCCGTGATCGATATGGCAAAGCGCAACCCGGACCTGATTGTGCTCGGCGCACCCAAGTTCTTCCAATTGTCGGAGGATGTCTCCGACAGGTACATCTCTGCCACGGTGAACGGCATCCGAGGGCACGGCTACCGGTTCATCGGCGAATTGCTCTACACTCACGGTGACAAGCAAACCGGGAAAAGATACGAGGCTGGCGAGCGGTATGTGGACCCATCCAAAACCGGAACCGCCAAACTTCTCGAAGCGATAGCACCCCTGAACATCCCCTTCATGGCCCACTGGGAGCCCTACGCGCCCGAACGCGACTTCCCCCGCTTTCACGCGCTCTATTCCGCCTGGCCCGACCAGACCTTCCTGCTGCCGCACATGGGATTTGCTTCCGCCCAACAACTGGACGAATTCATGCGCCGACACCCGAACCTCTTTCTGCTGACATCCAAGAAAGAACGGTACATGGACGACTTTGCCGACCCCGAAAAGCAGCGGATGATCGGTCAGGCCATGCTGGATGGCGACCTGCTCAGGCCCGAGTGGAAGGAACTCCTCATCCGCTACCAGGACCGCATCCTGTTCGCCACTGACCCGCACATGAAAAAGCTCTGGATGAAGTATGGAGATGCGGTCGGAAGGCAGCGGCTCATTCTCGGACAGCTCCCCCGCGACGCGGCCGAAAAAATCGCCTATAAAAATGCGGAAAGGATGTACGGTGTTCGTCTCAACGACACATGGACGGTAC